Proteins encoded in a region of the Elizabethkingia bruuniana genome:
- a CDS encoding Ada metal-binding domain-containing protein: MIKHIDISDLELRNKIRRKDILLGGNRKLKIYGTLSCTSGKRMKRENRVFFISEQDALEKAYRPCGHCMKEQYSKWKNGII, encoded by the coding sequence ATGATAAAACATATTGATATTTCTGATTTGGAGCTGAGAAATAAAATCCGAAGAAAAGATATTTTGTTGGGTGGAAACAGGAAACTCAAAATATATGGTACATTATCCTGTACATCCGGAAAACGAATGAAAAGGGAAAACAGGGTTTTCTTTATTTCTGAACAAGATGCCCTAGAAAAGGCATATCGTCCATGTGGACATTGTATGAAAGAACAATACAGCAAATGGAAAAATGGAATTATTTGA
- a CDS encoding 2OG-Fe(II) oxygenase, with product MTTLIQKIENIDWEKVTEDMHQNGYAIIPGLIDNKSCEELKAGYEKAGAYRKRVIMERHRFGLGEYKYYDYPLPNIIQNIRTNIYPYLAPIANTWFRALQIDKQFPLVHEELLSECHANEQKKATALILKYGKGGFNTLHQDLYGDVYFPIQVVLMLTQPEEDFTGGEFVLTQQIPRAQSKAIVLKPNKGDLLIFTTNFKPEKGAKGYYRVNMKHGVSEVKNGNRYTLGIIFHDALN from the coding sequence ATGACGACACTTATTCAAAAAATCGAGAATATTGATTGGGAGAAAGTAACAGAAGACATGCACCAGAATGGTTACGCAATTATCCCAGGTCTTATCGATAACAAGTCTTGTGAAGAACTAAAAGCAGGTTACGAAAAAGCCGGAGCCTACAGAAAAAGAGTAATTATGGAACGCCATAGGTTTGGATTAGGTGAATACAAATACTACGACTATCCTTTACCCAACATTATTCAGAATATAAGAACCAATATCTATCCATATTTGGCACCAATTGCGAATACATGGTTTAGAGCTTTGCAAATAGACAAACAGTTTCCACTGGTTCATGAAGAATTATTATCCGAATGTCATGCAAACGAGCAGAAAAAAGCAACAGCCTTAATCTTAAAATATGGGAAGGGTGGCTTTAATACATTACATCAGGATCTTTATGGCGATGTGTATTTCCCTATACAGGTTGTCTTAATGTTAACTCAACCTGAAGAAGATTTTACTGGCGGAGAATTCGTTCTCACCCAGCAAATTCCCAGAGCCCAGTCTAAGGCAATAGTGTTAAAGCCTAATAAAGGCGATTTACTGATATTTACAACTAACTTTAAACCTGAAAAAGGCGCTAAAGGCTATTACAGGGTTAATATGAAACATGGTGTAAGTGAAGTAAAGAATGGCAACAGGTATACATTAGGTATTATATTTCACGATGCCTTAAATTAG
- a CDS encoding DUF1572 family protein, protein MSNDSYLQSVKKQFSYYKALAEKTFAQLTEEQLFWQYNEESNSIAVIAKHLAGNMLSRWTDIFNTDGEKEWRNRDAEFENDFQSKTELLDFWDKGWNVFQTTLESLTDEDLEKIIYIRNQGHTVLEAINRQLAHYPYHVGQIVFIGKMICNQDWESLSIPRNTSANYNQNMFNKPKHREHFTDETLNTNNK, encoded by the coding sequence ATGAGCAATGATAGTTATTTACAAAGTGTAAAGAAACAATTTTCTTATTACAAAGCTCTGGCAGAAAAAACTTTCGCACAACTTACCGAAGAACAATTATTCTGGCAATACAACGAAGAAAGCAACAGCATTGCTGTCATTGCGAAACATTTAGCCGGAAATATGCTTTCCAGATGGACAGATATATTTAATACAGACGGTGAAAAAGAATGGAGAAACCGCGATGCTGAATTTGAAAATGATTTTCAGTCTAAAACCGAGTTACTAGACTTTTGGGATAAAGGCTGGAATGTTTTCCAAACAACTCTGGAATCACTTACTGATGAGGATTTAGAAAAAATCATCTATATCCGAAATCAGGGTCATACAGTTTTAGAAGCTATCAACAGACAGCTTGCCCACTACCCTTACCATGTTGGCCAAATTGTTTTTATCGGAAAAATGATATGCAATCAGGATTGGGAAAGTCTTTCTATTCCCAGAAATACATCTGCTAATTACAATCAGAATATGTTTAACAAACCCAAACACAGAGAACATTTTACAGACGAAACATTAAATACAAACAATAAATAA
- a CDS encoding DinB family protein: MKKSDITKMPGYYDRYINLVDDIEILKAFDESIQQIDQINIDQLLQLGDSVYAPEKWTIKQIIQHIIDTERVFTERTTRFARQDGVTPQGFDENLFADNAKVNHRTLESLLKELKSVRIASKAMFEGFDDETIQHSGNNYNTEMSVLAMGFTMVGHQIHHFNIIRERYLPLLQN; the protein is encoded by the coding sequence ATGAAAAAATCCGATATCACAAAAATGCCAGGCTACTACGACCGTTATATCAATCTGGTAGATGACATTGAAATTCTGAAAGCTTTTGACGAGAGTATTCAGCAGATTGATCAGATAAACATCGATCAGTTACTTCAACTGGGAGATAGTGTTTATGCTCCCGAAAAATGGACAATCAAACAGATTATACAACATATCATAGATACTGAAAGAGTCTTTACAGAAAGAACAACACGTTTTGCCCGACAAGATGGTGTAACTCCGCAGGGATTTGATGAAAATCTCTTTGCTGACAATGCAAAAGTAAATCACCGTACCTTAGAAAGTCTTTTGAAAGAACTAAAAAGTGTTCGTATAGCCAGCAAAGCAATGTTTGAAGGTTTTGATGATGAAACAATACAACATTCGGGTAATAATTATAATACAGAGATGTCTGTATTGGCAATGGGTTTCACCATGGTGGGACATCAGATCCACCATTTTAATATCATCAGAGAAAGATATCTTCCATTATTACAAAACTAA
- a CDS encoding methylated-DNA--[protein]-cysteine S-methyltransferase — protein sequence MKPQTDINFQRVAEAIEYIQQHFKEQPSLEDIADNVHVSPYHFQRIFSDWAGTSPKKFLQYISLQYAKDLLKQNATLAEAAYETGLSGTGRLHDLFINIEGMTPFEYKNGGESLHINYSFYNSTFGSVFIASTTKGICAMTFYENKDDAIQQLKKQFPNAILREQSDAFQENALSIFSKDWQHINKIKLHLKGTDFQLKVWEALLKIPLGELTTYGYLAEQINNPKASRAVGTAIGSNPVAFLIPCHRVIQSTGKIGGYMWGPTRKTAIIGWEQARVNADL from the coding sequence ATGAAACCACAAACCGACATTAACTTTCAACGTGTTGCCGAAGCTATAGAATACATTCAGCAACACTTCAAAGAACAACCAAGTCTGGAGGATATTGCAGATAATGTACATGTAAGTCCCTATCATTTCCAACGGATATTTAGTGACTGGGCTGGTACTTCCCCTAAGAAGTTCCTCCAATACATAAGCCTTCAGTATGCTAAAGATTTACTAAAACAAAATGCTACACTAGCTGAAGCAGCCTATGAAACAGGTCTTTCCGGAACAGGAAGATTACACGATCTGTTCATCAATATAGAAGGTATGACACCTTTCGAGTATAAAAACGGTGGCGAAAGTTTACATATTAATTATAGCTTTTACAATAGTACTTTCGGTTCTGTTTTTATAGCCTCTACTACGAAAGGAATCTGTGCAATGACTTTTTATGAAAATAAGGATGATGCCATCCAGCAGCTTAAAAAGCAATTTCCAAATGCAATATTACGAGAACAAAGCGATGCTTTTCAAGAAAATGCATTATCTATTTTCAGCAAGGACTGGCAACACATAAATAAAATAAAGTTACATCTGAAAGGAACAGATTTCCAGTTAAAAGTATGGGAAGCTCTCCTTAAAATACCTTTAGGTGAGCTTACTACTTATGGTTATCTGGCAGAGCAAATCAATAATCCAAAAGCTTCCAGAGCAGTAGGAACAGCCATAGGGAGTAATCCTGTAGCATTTCTTATTCCTTGTCACAGAGTAATTCAATCTACCGGAAAAATTGGAGGCTACATGTGGGGACCTACGCGTAAAACCGCTATTATCGGATGGGAACAGGCAAGAGTAAATGCTGATCTTTAG
- a CDS encoding DUF2723 domain-containing protein produces the protein MKKWTFRKWNNSLGWLIFGIALITYFSTMERKLSFWDCGEYIASAIKLQVTHAPGAALFQLIGATLSAFAFGNGQNYALIINGISALCSAFTILFLFWTVTHFAKNFFQSSQKELNANQTFAVLFSGIVGALAFTFSDTFWFSAVEGEVYAMASMFIALILWLICKWEEDFDQKDNQRWIILIFFITGLSLGVHMMCMLAVPAVCLIYYSKKYKFTWKSFLLANLITLVVLAMVFKVVFPTLMTIFSRSEITFVNGFGLPFHSGTIFSFLALVAASYYILKFARKKSSDLLQTITLSSVFLIIGFFCWMVLPVRANANPAINLNNPDSAIGLLDYYNRVQYGDWPTTYGENYTAYLDPDGIEKNDDGSYKTVKTGNVYVKNEQTGRYDLIDTRDDLVYNKNQISFLPRMFSNDKTVIPNYMSMYGAPEFSFNYDNEDIANDKDAYTAFEAMKKKYDEGSITYQDYINAKKYNLIHVKKPGFGQNLNYFISFQNGYYFVRYLLWNFVGRQNDLQGEFQDNRGNWISGFSTVDNALYGDQEHLSSQFRNESTVKFFFLPLILGLIGFFFQLNKDFGRFYALLSLFILTSFGIIYYTGVKPFEPRERDYAVVGSFYAFAIWIGLGATALFYLVQYKIKKTNLNWAVGALLLGIPLMMGFQNYRPHDRSQKTAAYDSAYSILKSLPKDSVMITYADNDTYPTFGLQQTENFRDDVRIVHQALVSKSWFINQTMRKINNSEKLPLRLTPEEYQEGTNEQVYLMSKEEWKSIFDNLDAQGENSKALASFRKYITQDSMTFQEAIAFLKMKSEDKDQILQMIFAGDKYAKLNFLPVHTFTLPVNTKNAVEAGIIKPENAAFTEKNLVVNYTDNTMYKYNLFLMDLLANFDWKRPINFSATGMSDPADMFFLRDYLQFDGFSYRLVPIKTIQEDTPRGDIGRVDAEELYRTVKNFKWGNFKNLYNHYDEIAMSNIMSYRLTASRAAQALVEKGDKKRALELLDLASSEIPFEKYNDPRSVDDMVYSYLLAGNEKKALALAAKVQSNTLQDYNYYKSLDKKHQKTMKKDMASQPYYYSMVAKSIANAYSRNGQKEKGLKYLLNALKPVDSEFRAYLVQLQNTKAEYKQEKVDQVQEITPFYEYLFDAMQPYDSAYASARMKQINSDIMKAVQ, from the coding sequence ATGAAAAAATGGACATTCAGAAAATGGAATAATTCATTAGGCTGGCTGATATTCGGAATTGCGCTAATTACCTATTTCTCTACAATGGAGCGCAAACTTAGCTTTTGGGATTGTGGTGAATATATTGCCTCTGCCATAAAGTTACAAGTAACACATGCTCCCGGCGCCGCCTTATTTCAACTTATAGGTGCAACACTTTCTGCATTTGCATTCGGTAACGGACAAAATTATGCTTTGATTATTAACGGAATCTCAGCACTATGCAGTGCCTTTACTATTCTATTTTTATTCTGGACAGTTACCCATTTCGCCAAAAACTTTTTCCAGAGTTCTCAAAAAGAACTAAACGCTAATCAGACTTTTGCTGTTTTATTCTCAGGGATTGTCGGAGCTTTAGCTTTTACATTCAGCGATACCTTTTGGTTTTCAGCTGTAGAAGGCGAAGTATATGCTATGGCTAGTATGTTTATTGCTCTTATTTTGTGGCTTATCTGCAAATGGGAAGAAGACTTTGATCAGAAAGATAATCAACGCTGGATTATCCTGATTTTCTTTATCACAGGACTTTCATTAGGTGTTCATATGATGTGTATGCTTGCCGTTCCTGCTGTATGTCTGATTTATTATAGCAAAAAATATAAATTCACATGGAAAAGTTTTTTATTAGCTAACCTTATTACTTTAGTCGTTCTGGCAATGGTATTCAAGGTTGTTTTCCCTACATTAATGACGATCTTCTCCAGAAGTGAAATTACTTTTGTCAATGGATTTGGATTACCATTTCATTCAGGAACTATTTTTTCGTTTTTGGCATTAGTTGCTGCATCATACTACATCTTAAAATTTGCTCGAAAGAAATCCAGCGATTTATTACAAACCATCACATTAAGCTCGGTATTTCTTATCATAGGCTTTTTCTGTTGGATGGTTTTGCCGGTTCGAGCCAATGCCAATCCGGCAATCAATCTTAATAATCCTGATAGTGCAATTGGACTTTTAGATTACTACAACCGTGTTCAGTATGGAGATTGGCCTACTACCTATGGAGAAAATTATACTGCTTATTTAGATCCCGATGGTATTGAGAAAAATGATGACGGAAGTTATAAAACAGTAAAAACAGGTAATGTCTATGTAAAGAATGAACAAACAGGCAGATACGATTTAATCGACACTCGTGATGATCTTGTCTATAATAAAAATCAGATAAGCTTTCTGCCGAGAATGTTCAGTAATGATAAAACGGTTATTCCAAATTACATGTCTATGTATGGAGCTCCGGAATTTAGCTTTAATTATGATAATGAAGATATCGCCAATGACAAAGATGCCTACACAGCATTTGAAGCCATGAAGAAGAAATATGATGAAGGAAGTATTACGTATCAGGATTATATAAATGCAAAAAAATACAATCTTATCCACGTCAAAAAACCTGGTTTTGGACAAAACCTAAACTATTTTATATCCTTTCAGAATGGTTATTACTTTGTAAGATATTTGCTGTGGAATTTCGTTGGCAGACAAAATGACCTTCAGGGGGAGTTTCAGGATAACCGTGGAAACTGGATCAGCGGATTCTCTACTGTGGATAATGCTTTGTATGGTGATCAGGAACATCTTTCATCTCAGTTCAGAAATGAATCAACAGTAAAGTTTTTCTTCTTGCCCCTAATTTTAGGCTTAATAGGTTTTTTCTTTCAGTTAAATAAAGATTTCGGAAGATTTTATGCCCTATTATCTTTATTTATACTAACCAGTTTCGGAATCATTTATTACACAGGTGTGAAACCTTTCGAGCCACGTGAACGCGATTACGCTGTTGTTGGTTCTTTTTATGCCTTTGCTATCTGGATCGGATTAGGTGCTACAGCTCTTTTTTATCTGGTACAGTATAAAATTAAAAAAACAAATCTCAACTGGGCAGTCGGAGCTCTTTTATTAGGGATTCCTCTTATGATGGGCTTTCAGAATTATCGTCCACATGACAGGAGCCAGAAAACAGCAGCTTATGACAGCGCCTACTCTATCCTGAAATCCTTACCAAAAGACAGCGTAATGATTACTTATGCTGATAATGACACTTATCCAACATTTGGATTACAACAGACCGAGAACTTCCGCGATGATGTAAGAATTGTGCATCAGGCATTAGTATCAAAATCATGGTTTATTAATCAGACGATGAGAAAAATAAACAATTCCGAAAAACTCCCTCTACGTTTAACGCCGGAAGAATATCAGGAAGGAACCAATGAACAGGTATATCTCATGAGTAAAGAGGAATGGAAAAGTATATTCGATAATCTTGATGCCCAGGGAGAGAATTCAAAAGCGCTAGCTTCTTTCAGAAAATACATAACCCAAGATTCTATGACCTTTCAGGAGGCTATAGCCTTTCTGAAAATGAAATCTGAAGATAAAGATCAGATTCTTCAAATGATCTTTGCAGGTGATAAATATGCAAAACTGAACTTCCTTCCTGTTCACACTTTTACCCTTCCCGTAAATACCAAAAACGCAGTAGAAGCCGGAATTATAAAACCCGAAAACGCTGCATTCACTGAAAAGAACCTGGTCGTAAACTACACGGATAATACCATGTACAAATACAATCTTTTTCTGATGGATTTATTAGCAAATTTCGACTGGAAAAGACCTATTAATTTCTCAGCAACAGGTATGTCAGATCCCGCAGACATGTTCTTTTTAAGAGATTATCTGCAGTTTGATGGCTTCTCCTATCGTCTCGTTCCTATAAAAACAATCCAGGAGGATACTCCTCGCGGTGATATTGGACGCGTAGATGCAGAAGAACTTTACAGAACAGTAAAAAACTTCAAATGGGGAAATTTCAAAAATCTCTATAACCATTACGATGAAATTGCAATGAGCAATATTATGAGCTATCGACTAACAGCTTCCCGTGCAGCACAAGCATTGGTTGAAAAAGGAGATAAAAAAAGAGCTTTAGAACTCCTGGATTTAGCCTCATCAGAAATTCCGTTCGAGAAATATAATGATCCACGTTCTGTAGATGATATGGTTTATAGTTATCTGCTAGCCGGCAACGAGAAAAAAGCACTGGCACTGGCTGCTAAAGTACAAAGCAATACATTACAGGATTATAATTACTACAAAAGCCTGGATAAAAAACATCAAAAAACGATGAAAAAGGATATGGCTTCACAGCCTTATTATTATTCTATGGTTGCTAAAAGTATAGCGAATGCCTATTCGAGAAATGGTCAAAAAGAAAAAGGTTTAAAATATCTTCTGAATGCACTAAAACCAGTTGATTCAGAATTCAGAGCTTACCTTGTACAACTTCAAAATACTAAAGCAGAATACAAACAGGAAAAAGTGGACCAAGTACAGGAAATCACTCCTTTCTATGAGTATTTATTCGATGCGATGCAGCCTTATGACTCAGCTTATGCATCTGCCAGAATGAAACAGATTAATTCGGATATTATGAAAGCGGTACAGTAG
- a CDS encoding alpha-ketoglutarate-dependent dioxygenase AlkB family protein, whose translation MELFEREIDSTANLLPKDGTVNYYGKIFSLEEADYYYQLLLSEIEWRNDEAIIFGKKILTKRKVAWYGDIPFEYTYSNATKTALPWTENLLVLKKIAEQTTGETYNSCLLNLYHSGDEGMAWHSDAEKDLKKHGAIGSMSFGAERKFAFKHKKTQEKVELILEHGSLLVMKNETQDFWLHRLPPTKKFFKERVNLTFRTIVE comes from the coding sequence ATGGAATTATTTGAACGCGAAATAGACAGCACAGCAAACCTACTCCCAAAAGACGGAACAGTTAATTATTACGGAAAAATATTCTCTTTAGAAGAAGCCGATTATTATTATCAGTTATTATTATCTGAAATCGAATGGCGAAATGATGAGGCCATAATCTTCGGAAAAAAAATTCTGACCAAACGAAAAGTAGCCTGGTACGGAGACATACCTTTTGAATATACCTACTCCAACGCTACCAAAACGGCACTTCCATGGACCGAAAATCTTTTGGTATTAAAAAAAATTGCTGAGCAAACTACCGGCGAAACTTATAATTCTTGTCTGTTAAATCTCTACCATTCCGGGGATGAGGGTATGGCCTGGCACAGTGATGCCGAAAAGGATCTGAAAAAGCATGGTGCCATTGGTTCTATGAGCTTTGGTGCAGAAAGAAAGTTTGCTTTCAAACATAAAAAAACACAAGAAAAAGTAGAGCTTATACTGGAACACGGCAGCCTGCTCGTAATGAAAAATGAAACTCAGGATTTCTGGCTGCATCGGCTTCCACCAACTAAAAAATTCTTTAAAGAAAGGGTAAACTTAACCTTCCGCACCATTGTTGAATAA